A single genomic interval of Acidisarcina sp. harbors:
- a CDS encoding aminotransferase class I/II-fold pyridoxal phosphate-dependent enzyme, which translates to MPTPPLKDATLAIHGNRVHDSHTNAILFPICQSATFSQDTVGQAKGHSYSRVSNPSVDALEQAIAALEGTPGSVCFRTGMAAITALFLSVLKSGDHAVLSEVIYGGTVRLFHEVLIGLGVEATFVDTSDLNAVRAAIRPNTRILFSETPGNPTMTLTDIAAISAIAREHGLLHAVDNTFLTPLLQRPFDLGADISVLSTTKYIDGHNATVGGSLATHDEALLERFRLIRKTVGSIQAPFEAFLTLQGLKTLSARLRIHCENAQVIARWLTAHPFVERVYYPGLESFPQFALAQRQQRGAGGMLSFELKASAEDTFAVMNALRLCTRAESLGSVETLITHPASATHGDIPKEERDRLGISDRLIRLSVGLEAPEDIIADLDQAITSVLQGHAVAGGGR; encoded by the coding sequence GTGCCCACCCCACCCCTAAAGGACGCAACCCTGGCAATCCATGGGAATCGTGTCCACGACAGCCATACGAACGCGATACTGTTCCCCATCTGCCAGTCCGCAACCTTCTCGCAGGACACAGTCGGGCAGGCCAAGGGGCATAGCTACTCGCGAGTCTCCAACCCTTCGGTCGATGCGCTGGAGCAGGCTATAGCCGCGCTGGAAGGTACGCCGGGGAGCGTCTGCTTCCGGACGGGAATGGCTGCGATTACCGCACTTTTCCTTTCTGTTTTGAAGTCGGGCGACCACGCGGTCCTGTCTGAGGTGATTTACGGTGGGACGGTTCGTCTCTTTCACGAGGTTCTGATCGGGCTTGGCGTGGAAGCCACGTTTGTCGATACGTCCGACCTCAACGCCGTCCGTGCCGCCATCCGGCCGAATACCCGGATCCTGTTTTCGGAGACTCCGGGTAACCCGACGATGACGCTGACCGATATTGCCGCCATCTCGGCAATCGCCCGGGAGCATGGTCTGCTGCATGCGGTCGATAACACCTTCCTGACGCCGCTGCTACAGCGCCCCTTTGATCTGGGAGCGGATATTTCCGTTCTATCCACCACGAAGTACATCGACGGACATAACGCAACGGTCGGTGGCTCCCTGGCGACCCACGATGAGGCTCTTCTGGAGCGCTTTCGGCTGATCCGGAAGACGGTGGGGTCCATCCAGGCCCCGTTCGAGGCCTTCCTGACCTTGCAGGGGCTCAAGACGCTTTCCGCACGCCTGCGGATTCACTGCGAAAACGCACAGGTGATTGCACGCTGGCTTACGGCTCACCCCTTTGTGGAGCGGGTTTACTATCCGGGTCTGGAATCCTTCCCGCAATTTGCCCTTGCACAACGGCAGCAGCGCGGCGCAGGTGGGATGTTGTCCTTTGAATTGAAAGCAAGTGCGGAGGATACCTTCGCCGTGATGAATGCCCTTCGTCTGTGTACACGCGCGGAGAGCCTTGGCAGTGTCGAGACATTGATCACGCATCCTGCTTCCGCCACCCACGGCGATATTCCCAAGGAGGAGCGCGACCGCCTCGGGATCAGCGACCGGTTGATCCGCCTCTCGGTAGGGTTGGAGGCTCCGGAGGACATCATTGCGGACCTCGATCAAGCCATTACCAGCGTGCTTCAGGGACATGCGGTGGCGGGAGGTGGGCGATGA
- a CDS encoding PqqD family peptide modification chaperone has product MTVAIHSNTVIARSATPVSANVAGETVLMSLERSKCYGLGVTGSEIWSRIAVPVRISDLTAQLANEYDAEPSVIERDLLALFEEMAEEGLVEARDTTL; this is encoded by the coding sequence ATGACTGTCGCAATTCATTCCAATACCGTCATTGCCCGTAGTGCCACTCCGGTATCCGCCAACGTTGCGGGAGAAACCGTCCTGATGAGCCTGGAGCGCAGCAAGTGTTATGGGTTGGGCGTGACGGGCAGCGAGATATGGAGCCGCATCGCCGTTCCTGTCCGCATCTCGGATCTGACCGCACAACTGGCAAATGAGTACGACGCCGAGCCGTCGGTGATCGAACGCGATTTGCTGGCTCTCTTTGAGGAGATGGCGGAGGAAGGGCTCGTAGAAGCGCGCGATACCACGCTTTGA
- a CDS encoding CRTAC1 family protein, whose amino-acid sequence MQQRQHSGTLRRILAIGVALLVAQPLVSGQSTQDTGEKCSGRVIPQLVDVTAKTGIHFKHTSDPEKKIIIESMTGGILLLDYDRDGWVDVYFTNAPSVAMANAGKTARGALYHNNHDGTFTDVTDKAGVATPCFAMGGSVGDYNNDGWPDMYITCHGGNVLYRNNGDGTFTDVAKQAGVSDGRWSMGSAFGDYDGDGFLDLMVSNYVDLNFQDPPKFGSAPTCKYRGVEVQCGPRGLKGAGDSLFHNNGDGTFTDVSRQAGVDDPGGYYGLTVAWSDFNNTGRPSIFVANDSTPNFLYRNEGNGKFTEIGLESGTAVNADGSEQANMGVAIGDYLHSGLPAIYSTSYENEYKVLYRNNGDWDFKDVTHEAGLAVPSLPWVGWGTGFVDLDNDGWLDIVAVNGHVYPQVDVLTTGAKYLEPKNVFLNEKNGRFCDASSQSGPSILLPQAARSIVFGDLFNDGQVDAIYSDIDGPPTVLRNQGVPGMHWVSFELAGTRSNRLAIGAKLKLVAGGMTQTDEIHSGGSYISQNDLRIHFGLAQATKIDSLEIHWPSGKVETIKDLAADKFYAVLEGSGVVDRSRIVPAPKH is encoded by the coding sequence ATGCAACAGCGGCAACACTCCGGGACTCTGCGGCGCATCCTTGCGATCGGAGTCGCATTGCTGGTTGCGCAGCCTCTGGTGAGCGGCCAGAGCACACAAGATACCGGAGAAAAGTGCAGCGGCCGGGTCATTCCGCAACTCGTCGATGTCACCGCGAAGACCGGAATCCACTTCAAGCACACCTCCGATCCTGAAAAGAAGATCATCATCGAATCGATGACTGGCGGCATCCTGCTGCTGGATTACGATCGCGATGGCTGGGTCGACGTGTACTTTACCAACGCCCCCAGCGTGGCGATGGCAAATGCTGGAAAGACTGCGAGGGGCGCGCTCTACCACAACAACCATGACGGAACCTTTACCGACGTAACGGACAAGGCGGGTGTGGCAACGCCCTGTTTCGCCATGGGCGGCTCGGTGGGCGATTACAACAACGATGGCTGGCCCGACATGTACATCACCTGTCACGGCGGCAATGTTCTGTATCGCAACAATGGCGACGGCACATTCACCGATGTCGCAAAACAGGCGGGGGTGAGCGATGGGCGATGGTCTATGGGTTCAGCATTTGGCGATTACGATGGCGATGGTTTTCTGGACCTGATGGTGTCCAATTACGTCGATCTGAACTTTCAGGATCCGCCGAAGTTCGGCAGCGCGCCGACCTGCAAGTATCGGGGAGTTGAGGTGCAGTGTGGTCCCCGCGGGCTGAAGGGTGCCGGAGATTCGCTCTTCCACAACAACGGCGATGGCACATTCACTGATGTTTCCAGGCAAGCGGGAGTCGACGATCCTGGAGGCTACTATGGGTTGACGGTCGCTTGGTCGGACTTCAACAATACAGGCCGCCCCAGCATCTTTGTTGCGAATGATTCCACTCCGAACTTTCTCTATCGCAACGAGGGCAATGGCAAGTTCACCGAGATTGGGTTGGAGTCGGGAACGGCAGTCAACGCCGATGGATCGGAACAGGCCAACATGGGCGTAGCCATCGGCGACTATCTGCATTCCGGCCTGCCGGCCATCTACTCCACCAGCTACGAGAACGAGTACAAGGTGCTCTATCGCAACAACGGCGACTGGGACTTCAAGGATGTAACGCATGAGGCCGGGCTGGCGGTGCCATCGCTGCCATGGGTGGGATGGGGCACGGGGTTTGTCGATCTGGATAACGATGGGTGGCTCGACATTGTGGCCGTCAACGGGCACGTCTATCCACAGGTGGACGTGCTCACCACCGGCGCAAAATATCTCGAGCCCAAGAACGTCTTTCTCAACGAGAAGAACGGGAGATTCTGCGACGCCAGCAGCCAGAGCGGCCCCTCAATCCTTCTGCCGCAGGCTGCGCGCAGTATAGTCTTTGGAGACCTCTTCAACGACGGACAGGTAGATGCTATCTACAGCGATATCGACGGGCCACCTACTGTGCTGCGCAACCAGGGAGTTCCCGGCATGCATTGGGTGAGCTTCGAACTTGCTGGAACCAGGAGCAACCGGCTGGCTATCGGTGCCAAGCTGAAGCTTGTAGCTGGGGGAATGACGCAGACAGACGAGATTCATAGCGGCGGCAGTTACATTTCCCAGAACGACCTCCGCATCCACTTCGGGCTGGCACAAGCAACGAAGATCGACAGCCTGGAAATTCACTGGCCCTCCGGTAAGGTGGAAACCATCAAGGACCTGGCCGCGGACAAGTTCTACGCGGTGCTGGAAGGCAGCGGCGTGGTCGACAGGTCAAGGATCGTACCTGCGCCGAAGCATTAG
- a CDS encoding PLP-dependent aspartate aminotransferase family protein, with amino-acid sequence MKFATRLVDYDAAPGDLNRPMATPIYQTSTFAQEKADSFGPYDYTRSGNPTRRVLEDHLADLENGKRGFVFSSGMTAITTVGRLLCAGDEIVADWDLYGGACRFFSQVLDRSGVVVRYADASNPELFAQSCGPNTKMVYVESPTNPLLHVIDLKVMAALAHQRGALFCVDNSSMSPYLQNPLDLGADIVLHSATKYLGGHSDVTGGAIVVKDDALAKDIYFLQNAEGSALGPFDCFLLLRGLKTLKLRLDAQQGSAAAIARFLQNHPHVRHVYYPGLATSQGYSVQQQQARGAGGVLSFTTGSFDRSRRIAEASHLFHISVSFGSVHSTISLPGSMSHASVPAELKAIRALPPDLVRVSVGIEDQEDLLDDLSRAIDIACEGQQDEKTDKTDSVRVE; translated from the coding sequence ATGAAGTTTGCCACTCGTCTTGTCGATTACGACGCGGCTCCGGGCGATTTGAACCGGCCCATGGCAACCCCGATCTACCAGACCTCCACCTTCGCACAGGAGAAGGCGGATAGCTTTGGTCCGTATGACTACACACGCAGCGGAAATCCCACGCGCCGGGTTCTGGAAGATCATCTGGCGGACCTGGAGAACGGCAAGCGTGGGTTCGTCTTCTCCAGCGGAATGACGGCCATCACCACGGTGGGGCGGCTGTTGTGTGCGGGCGATGAAATCGTTGCGGATTGGGATCTGTATGGTGGCGCGTGCCGCTTCTTTTCCCAGGTGCTGGACCGCTCAGGCGTTGTCGTGCGTTATGCGGATGCCTCAAATCCCGAACTCTTCGCGCAATCCTGCGGCCCGAATACAAAGATGGTGTATGTCGAGTCGCCGACCAATCCGTTACTGCACGTGATTGACCTGAAGGTCATGGCTGCGCTGGCGCATCAGCGGGGCGCGCTCTTCTGCGTCGATAACAGCAGCATGTCGCCGTATCTGCAGAACCCTCTCGATCTTGGTGCAGATATTGTGCTGCATTCGGCAACGAAGTATCTCGGCGGGCATAGCGATGTAACGGGCGGCGCCATCGTCGTGAAGGATGATGCGCTGGCGAAGGATATCTATTTTCTTCAGAATGCAGAAGGCAGCGCACTGGGTCCATTCGATTGCTTTCTTCTTCTGCGCGGTTTGAAGACGCTGAAGTTGCGCCTGGATGCGCAGCAGGGAAGCGCCGCAGCCATTGCCCGCTTCCTGCAGAATCACCCCCACGTGCGCCATGTCTACTATCCAGGGCTTGCCACGTCGCAAGGCTACAGCGTGCAGCAGCAACAGGCTCGCGGAGCAGGTGGCGTGCTCAGCTTCACCACCGGGTCTTTTGACCGGTCGCGGAGGATTGCGGAAGCCTCGCATCTGTTCCATATTTCGGTGAGCTTTGGCAGTGTGCACTCCACCATCAGCCTGCCGGGTTCGATGTCTCACGCCAGTGTCCCCGCGGAACTGAAAGCTATCCGAGCGCTGCCACCGGATCTGGTACGGGTTTCCGTCGGCATTGAAGATCAAGAGGATTTGCTCGACGATCTAAGCCGGGCAATCGACATAGCTTGTGAGGGGCAGCAGGACGAGAAAACCGATAAGACCGATTCGGTCAGGGTCGAATAG
- a CDS encoding AI-2E family transporter, giving the protein MSSTRIGFLAGDPLLLIAAIVLVLYFAQALLIPLALALTLYFLLAPAVSLVERLGIPRSPAVIIVVVAACCIAGSIGWVVEHQLVGVAEELPAYRANIRAKLEAANQPSQGSLRQALQSLEEIGVDVLSGGSTATPRLGRTPAKAAEVVHEAPTRVVIVQPPESQFYALRDVMLRALRPLATGVIVLVFTLYMLAKREDLRNRLLLLAGISHISLMSRALEDASTRISQYLVLQFLVNAAYAVCFGIALFAIGVPNATLWGVIAGLFRFIPYIGTTVGCVFPVIYAFAVFVTWWPPLLILAVFLVLELITANFVEPQLYGSHTGISSLALLATAIFWAVLWGWPGLVLATPLTVCLIVMGRYVPQLSFLHTLLGDEAELAPAARFYERLLAMDRAEAHDIADRFLAEHSLQELYDSVLIPALTLAEEDRIKGSLREAQSNFLFLSASELVAELSEFQEPRSTKENAERPSEDEESWKRCAVICIPADATDRADELTAMMIAQLLEHRFHHTLLLSPASATPEVLSKLAEEPRTVICISALPPFAFSTTRALCQTIRQQLHDNRIVIGLWNAADDERKQISQFGSGRPDAVLNSLDGVLAKIEEWDSPPPDEGTTNLSTDASTTQTAEF; this is encoded by the coding sequence GTGAGTTCTACGCGAATAGGTTTCCTTGCAGGCGACCCACTGCTCCTCATCGCAGCCATCGTGCTTGTGTTGTACTTCGCGCAGGCCCTGCTTATCCCTCTCGCACTGGCTCTAACGCTCTATTTCCTACTCGCGCCCGCGGTATCCCTGGTGGAGCGACTCGGCATTCCCCGGTCGCCGGCAGTCATAATCGTGGTTGTAGCTGCCTGCTGCATTGCCGGATCCATTGGCTGGGTAGTTGAGCATCAACTGGTTGGCGTCGCGGAAGAACTGCCTGCCTATCGCGCGAACATCCGTGCCAAACTTGAAGCAGCCAACCAGCCATCGCAGGGCTCTCTCAGGCAGGCGCTTCAGTCTCTCGAAGAGATTGGAGTGGATGTCTTGAGCGGGGGCAGCACGGCAACGCCGCGTCTCGGTCGCACACCGGCAAAGGCAGCAGAAGTAGTTCACGAAGCACCAACCCGAGTTGTGATTGTCCAGCCCCCGGAGAGCCAGTTTTACGCTTTGCGCGACGTAATGCTGCGCGCGCTTCGGCCCCTGGCTACTGGCGTTATCGTTCTGGTCTTCACGCTTTACATGCTGGCCAAGCGAGAGGACTTACGCAATCGCCTGCTGCTGCTCGCGGGTATAAGTCATATCAGTTTAATGAGCCGCGCTCTGGAGGATGCTTCCACCCGGATAAGTCAGTATCTCGTCCTTCAATTTCTAGTAAATGCAGCCTATGCCGTCTGCTTCGGCATTGCCCTGTTTGCGATCGGCGTACCCAATGCGACGTTATGGGGAGTGATCGCCGGACTTTTTCGATTCATCCCCTACATAGGTACGACAGTGGGATGTGTTTTCCCCGTTATCTACGCCTTCGCTGTGTTTGTAACCTGGTGGCCGCCACTCTTGATCCTGGCGGTATTTTTAGTTCTGGAACTTATTACTGCTAATTTTGTTGAACCGCAGCTATATGGCTCGCATACCGGCATCTCGTCTCTTGCCCTGCTGGCTACGGCGATCTTTTGGGCTGTACTGTGGGGATGGCCAGGCCTCGTGTTAGCCACGCCTTTAACCGTCTGCCTCATCGTGATGGGGCGTTATGTTCCGCAACTATCTTTCCTGCATACGTTGCTGGGAGACGAAGCAGAGTTAGCGCCCGCAGCCCGCTTCTATGAGCGACTGCTGGCCATGGATCGAGCGGAGGCGCACGACATTGCAGATCGCTTTCTGGCGGAGCATTCTCTCCAGGAACTCTACGACAGCGTCCTCATCCCAGCGTTGACTCTCGCGGAAGAGGATCGCATCAAGGGATCGTTGCGGGAAGCACAGAGTAACTTCCTTTTCTTGAGCGCGTCGGAGCTGGTAGCGGAGCTTAGCGAATTCCAAGAGCCACGCTCGACGAAAGAGAACGCAGAGAGACCTAGCGAAGACGAGGAAAGCTGGAAGCGGTGCGCGGTTATCTGTATTCCCGCCGACGCAACGGACCGCGCCGATGAACTCACCGCGATGATGATTGCTCAACTACTGGAACACCGTTTCCACCATACGCTTTTACTATCGCCGGCTTCCGCAACTCCCGAAGTCTTGTCAAAGCTAGCGGAGGAACCGCGCACCGTCATCTGCATATCTGCACTCCCACCCTTCGCCTTTAGTACGACAAGGGCTCTGTGCCAGACGATTCGGCAGCAACTGCATGACAATCGCATCGTAATCGGGTTGTGGAACGCCGCGGACGATGAAAGAAAGCAGATTAGTCAATTTGGCTCCGGGCGGCCCGATGCGGTTTTGAACTCGCTCGACGGAGTACTCGCAAAGATCGAGGAATGGGACTCGCCGCCGCCCGATGAAGGCACAACGAACCTCTCCACGGACGCCTCGACGACGCAAACCGCAGAGTTCTAG
- the ligD gene encoding DNA ligase D, translating into MCIPTKGLPVMPVKQSKAAKRKTKNAEPKSRGVKHRQSAAEQVDQQLERYREMRHFDKTAEPRGESRGEPRSESRGSTRRDSEPGSSPLPFVVQKHAATRLHYDFRLGWRGVLKSWAVTKGPSYVTSDKRLAVQVEDHPMEYGGFEGVIPKGEYGGGTVMLWDQGTWEPHGDVDESLARGQLKFTLHGSKLKGAWVLVRMGGKASREGKPNWLLIKEHDEYERKPGDPSILDEEPNSVVTGRDFAEIAAEHDHTWSSRASSQSNTGRAKPVVAIDTHVLAGAAKERLPGFIPPELASMATAPPTGADWVHELKLDGYRIQAHLQASGKTGDGKLSVKLLTRKGLDWTLRMPGIARALTVLPVKDAILDGEVIVPDSSGLSSFAALQAAFRNKQASDLIYFVFDVLHLNGINTRPLPLSARKDLAKTLVGSLGENDAIQLSEHFIADGRAMFREACKLGAEGIVSKLISSSYDSGRSRAWIKSKCVLEQEFVIGGYTLPMNRSPGVGALLLGYYEGKDLTYAGKTGTGFSQEISRQLRERLEALKRKTPAFVAVPAEVKREAIWVSPELVAQIAFRAWTADNLVRQSAFKGLREDKPAAEVVRERPVSIETTSDDPPVTVHTPKNRTGGHTSKLVGNSKAGNSRTGSLKIRLTHPDKILDPQSGLTKQQLAEYYEEIAPYLLPHIAGRPLSIIRCPEGSSGQCFFQRHLNRSSPQGVEGIEIQDKEGEGKEIYLTLSTVDALVGMAQMNVLELHPWGCTNKDIEHPDRLIFDLDPDESISWQTLAGAALDVRDRLKSIGLKSFVKVTGGKGLHVMAPIEPSLSWIDLKDFAHVFVLQMEKDNSRLYLTKMTKSARKGKIYLDYLRNERGATAVAPYSPRARAGIPVSMPLAWKELEQSTMPRFLVSDFSTWRSRLKKDPWKGMLSLSQRVRLSESLSAR; encoded by the coding sequence ATGTGCATCCCAACAAAGGGGTTGCCGGTTATGCCAGTCAAACAATCGAAAGCTGCGAAGCGAAAAACAAAAAACGCAGAGCCAAAATCGAGAGGCGTAAAGCATCGGCAGAGCGCCGCGGAGCAAGTTGACCAGCAGTTGGAGCGCTACCGGGAAATGCGGCATTTTGATAAGACAGCCGAACCTCGGGGAGAATCTCGGGGAGAACCTCGGAGCGAGTCCAGAGGGAGCACGCGCAGGGATTCCGAACCGGGAAGCAGCCCGCTGCCTTTCGTAGTTCAAAAGCATGCGGCCACCCGGCTGCACTACGATTTTCGCCTGGGTTGGCGTGGAGTGCTGAAGAGCTGGGCCGTAACCAAGGGGCCTAGCTATGTGACCTCGGACAAGCGACTCGCGGTACAGGTAGAAGACCACCCCATGGAGTATGGCGGCTTTGAAGGGGTGATTCCCAAAGGCGAGTACGGCGGTGGAACCGTGATGCTGTGGGACCAGGGAACCTGGGAGCCACACGGGGATGTGGATGAGAGCCTGGCTCGCGGCCAACTAAAGTTCACGCTGCATGGAAGTAAGCTCAAGGGCGCATGGGTGCTGGTCCGCATGGGCGGCAAAGCGTCGCGGGAAGGCAAGCCTAACTGGCTCCTGATCAAGGAGCACGACGAATATGAGCGCAAGCCCGGCGATCCATCGATTCTCGATGAAGAGCCCAACAGCGTCGTTACCGGACGAGACTTTGCAGAGATAGCCGCAGAGCACGACCACACCTGGAGTTCGCGCGCCAGTTCGCAGTCGAATACTGGAAGAGCGAAACCGGTGGTGGCGATCGACACTCACGTATTGGCGGGAGCGGCAAAGGAAAGGCTCCCCGGATTTATTCCCCCGGAGTTGGCCTCTATGGCGACTGCTCCGCCAACGGGAGCAGATTGGGTGCACGAGTTGAAGCTGGACGGCTACCGCATCCAGGCTCATTTACAGGCTTCGGGAAAAACCGGGGATGGGAAGCTCTCGGTGAAGTTGCTGACACGCAAGGGGCTGGATTGGACGCTTCGCATGCCCGGCATAGCTCGCGCCCTCACCGTGCTTCCGGTAAAAGATGCCATCCTGGATGGCGAAGTAATCGTTCCTGATAGTTCGGGACTAAGCAGCTTCGCCGCATTGCAGGCTGCATTTCGGAATAAGCAAGCCAGCGACCTCATCTACTTTGTCTTTGACGTTCTTCACCTGAACGGAATCAACACGCGGCCTCTGCCTCTCTCCGCGCGAAAGGATTTAGCTAAGACGTTGGTAGGCAGCCTGGGAGAGAACGATGCCATACAGCTTAGCGAGCACTTTATTGCCGATGGAAGAGCTATGTTTCGCGAGGCTTGTAAGCTAGGCGCCGAAGGCATCGTGTCCAAGCTGATTTCGAGCTCCTATGATAGTGGCCGCAGCCGCGCGTGGATCAAAAGCAAGTGCGTGCTAGAGCAGGAGTTCGTGATTGGCGGATATACGCTGCCGATGAATCGATCTCCGGGCGTTGGCGCGCTCCTGCTTGGCTACTACGAAGGGAAAGACCTGACCTATGCGGGTAAGACAGGTACGGGGTTTAGTCAGGAGATTTCGCGCCAGCTTCGTGAGCGGCTGGAAGCACTAAAGCGCAAGACTCCGGCCTTCGTCGCGGTGCCTGCCGAGGTAAAGCGCGAGGCGATCTGGGTGAGTCCAGAGCTTGTAGCGCAGATAGCTTTTCGGGCATGGACGGCAGACAATCTGGTTCGCCAATCTGCGTTCAAGGGGCTGCGAGAAGACAAGCCTGCGGCGGAAGTTGTTCGCGAACGGCCCGTCTCGATAGAAACTACATCGGACGATCCGCCTGTAACTGTCCATACTCCTAAGAATAGAACTGGCGGGCATACTTCTAAGTTAGTTGGTAACTCAAAGGCCGGTAACTCAAGGACTGGCAGCTTAAAGATTCGTCTAACTCATCCGGATAAGATCCTCGATCCACAATCGGGACTTACCAAGCAACAACTCGCAGAATATTACGAGGAGATAGCACCGTATCTTCTGCCGCACATTGCGGGACGGCCACTTAGCATCATTCGGTGTCCCGAGGGATCCAGTGGGCAGTGTTTCTTTCAGCGCCACTTGAATCGCTCCTCGCCGCAAGGCGTCGAGGGCATTGAGATTCAAGATAAAGAGGGTGAAGGCAAGGAGATCTATCTCACGCTCTCAACCGTGGATGCGCTCGTTGGCATGGCTCAGATGAATGTACTGGAGCTGCATCCGTGGGGCTGCACCAACAAGGATATTGAACATCCCGATCGCCTTATCTTCGACCTCGATCCTGATGAGTCGATAAGCTGGCAAACGCTGGCAGGCGCCGCTCTGGATGTCAGGGACAGACTGAAGAGCATCGGTCTCAAGAGTTTTGTGAAAGTCACGGGTGGAAAGGGGCTGCATGTGATGGCGCCTATCGAGCCATCCCTGAGCTGGATAGATCTCAAGGACTTCGCTCACGTTTTTGTTCTGCAGATGGAGAAGGATAACAGTCGTCTCTATCTGACCAAGATGACGAAGAGCGCTCGCAAGGGGAAGATCTATCTTGACTACCTGAGAAATGAGCGAGGAGCGACGGCGGTGGCTCCATACTCTCCGCGTGCGCGAGCCGGCATTCCGGTTTCCATGCCGCTGGCGTGGAAGGAGTTGGAGCAAAGCACGATGCCGCGATTCCTTGTGTCTGATTTCTCCACATGGCGCAGCCGGCTTAAGAAGGATCCCTGGAAGGGAATGCTGTCGCTATCTCAGAGAGTTCGATTGAGTGAGTCGCTGTCTGCGCGCTAG
- a CDS encoding lasso peptide biosynthesis B2 protein, with protein MKTLTRILHTPPADLFLLAEAFLLLSASRIALKKIPLSRLVGWLRRPASKANPSQSEQTALRVQWAILAIVHRMPGSFVCFPQSLAAYAMLRRRGISGVLHYGVNRSPDNVLRAHTWLTAGELTVVGGESAPDFTVVSTFP; from the coding sequence GTGAAGACTCTTACGCGAATCCTGCATACACCTCCCGCCGACCTGTTCCTGTTGGCAGAGGCGTTCCTCTTGTTGAGTGCTTCGCGAATCGCGTTGAAGAAAATTCCCCTGTCCAGGCTCGTGGGATGGCTGCGGCGTCCAGCTTCCAAGGCCAATCCATCCCAGAGCGAGCAGACGGCTCTCCGGGTGCAATGGGCAATCCTGGCTATCGTTCACCGAATGCCCGGCTCGTTTGTCTGCTTTCCCCAGTCCCTGGCTGCCTATGCGATGCTGCGGAGGCGGGGTATATCCGGCGTGCTGCACTATGGGGTCAACCGATCTCCAGACAATGTGTTGCGTGCGCATACCTGGCTGACGGCCGGAGAGTTAACCGTAGTCGGAGGAGAGTCGGCTCCGGATTTCACCGTGGTAAGCACCTTCCCTTAA
- a CDS encoding nucleotidyltransferase family protein has translation MRDLAGQTIDWQEFLEMVVLHRLGPIVYHNLLHYAPDCVPDDIKLVLEQQASSRSMAVFQDLAEVFRLIRLFADASIGMRVLKGLPLAILAYGDAGLRDPGDTDLLIAERDIVAADELLQKAGYIRIEPDVKLTPRRFTYYVRHWKDFVYEHSVRGNAVELHWRLTRNRAMPGTELTRPESLSLVKVGSGEIPALAFDDLFLYLCLHGALDGWMRLKSLADIVAICRNMEPEEIERLANQAQRLGLLPEMTAGLRLATRIFGVRIEGPGLLPDSHPAVRRILKFSLQAISAGDYRLPRESISGRAWAWYEMGLRSSAAYQWQIFQRVLFRPRVWSRFDLPDSLFFLYPLLGPFEWILYHGLPGTAQRNAEL, from the coding sequence GTGCGTGACCTTGCCGGGCAGACGATCGATTGGCAGGAATTCCTCGAGATGGTTGTGCTGCATCGGCTGGGGCCGATCGTCTACCATAACCTGCTGCACTACGCTCCGGATTGCGTTCCGGACGATATCAAGCTCGTGCTGGAACAGCAGGCAAGCTCCCGGAGCATGGCCGTTTTTCAAGATCTGGCAGAGGTCTTCCGCCTGATCCGGCTCTTTGCAGATGCATCGATTGGCATGCGTGTTCTCAAAGGCCTTCCGCTGGCGATTCTTGCCTATGGAGATGCCGGGCTGCGCGATCCCGGCGACACGGATCTGCTGATCGCTGAGCGGGATATTGTGGCCGCAGATGAACTGCTCCAGAAGGCCGGATATATTCGCATCGAGCCGGATGTAAAACTAACTCCGCGGCGATTCACATACTACGTTCGGCATTGGAAAGACTTTGTTTACGAGCACAGCGTTCGAGGGAATGCGGTAGAGCTTCACTGGCGTCTTACCCGCAATCGAGCTATGCCGGGAACGGAGCTCACACGACCAGAGTCTCTCAGCCTCGTCAAAGTTGGTTCCGGCGAGATTCCGGCTCTGGCATTCGACGATTTGTTTTTGTACCTGTGCCTCCACGGCGCGCTGGATGGATGGATGCGCTTGAAGTCTCTTGCCGACATTGTGGCGATTTGCCGAAACATGGAGCCAGAAGAAATTGAGCGGCTGGCAAACCAGGCACAGAGGCTCGGCCTGCTGCCCGAAATGACGGCGGGCTTGCGCCTCGCGACGCGCATCTTCGGCGTTCGCATCGAGGGCCCTGGCCTGCTGCCCGATTCTCATCCTGCGGTACGCCGCATCTTAAAGTTTTCCTTGCAAGCCATCTCCGCAGGCGACTATCGCCTTCCGCGCGAGAGCATCTCGGGCAGGGCATGGGCCTGGTATGAAATGGGATTGAGGAGTTCCGCAGCCTATCAATGGCAAATTTTTCAGCGAGTACTCTTTCGCCCGCGTGTATGGTCACGCTTTGATCTGCCCGACTCTCTTTTCTTTCTTTATCCCCTGCTCGGTCCTTTCGAGTGGATTCTTTATCATGGTTTACCCGGAACCGCGCAACGGAACGCCGAACTCTAG